Proteins encoded together in one Vulcanisaeta thermophila window:
- a CDS encoding flavin reductase family protein encodes MREVDTSLTHYVLYPATVPIIAAKLGDEVGAMPAVWTTTVSSSPPLVMTAISPERRTYRLIRESGYFTVNLLDFSRVDALAFIGDVSARFVENKLELAGIRLVPARKVPSVVVDGASAVIECRVSRVIDVGGDHDMFIGRVVSVMVSEDFTDGGWRLESYKPILYVGRTHRPGPVMRRFATTGQVVAVEYARGLWSAVEERRRAQELAEEVIKEYASKLGRDPRDVAYILLDAVRNMLSGRWEV; translated from the coding sequence ATGAGGGAGGTCGATACATCACTAACACACTACGTACTTTACCCGGCCACGGTCCCCATAATAGCCGCCAAGCTTGGTGATGAGGTTGGTGCAATGCCCGCGGTCTGGACGACCACAGTCTCATCAAGCCCACCCCTGGTAATGACCGCGATATCGCCGGAGAGGAGGACGTACAGGTTGATTAGGGAGAGTGGGTACTTCACAGTGAACCTCCTGGACTTTAGTAGGGTTGATGCCCTGGCCTTCATTGGGGATGTATCGGCTAGGTTCGTTGAGAATAAACTGGAACTCGCAGGCATTAGGTTGGTCCCGGCCCGTAAGGTACCCAGTGTGGTTGTTGATGGAGCCTCCGCAGTGATTGAGTGTAGGGTGAGCAGGGTTATCGATGTTGGTGGGGATCACGACATGTTCATAGGTAGGGTGGTGAGTGTAATGGTCAGTGAGGACTTTACAGACGGTGGTTGGAGGCTCGAGAGCTACAAACCCATACTCTACGTGGGCAGGACACACAGACCGGGCCCTGTGATGAGGAGGTTCGCAACCACTGGGCAGGTGGTTGCTGTGGAGTATGCCAGGGGCTTGTGGAGTGCGGTTGAGGAGAGGAGGAGGGCTCAGGAATTGGCTGAGGAGGTCATTAAGGAATACGCCAGTAAGTTGGGTAGGGACCCGAGGGACGTGGCCTACATACTCCTTGATGCTGTGAGGAACATGCTCTCGGGTAGGTGGGAGGTATGA
- a CDS encoding HEPN domain-containing protein, with translation MAEHRIERARRFRDYAREDLVNNRFDSAAFFAQQSAELLLKGELIRFTGSRPITLSLSELLNYLSRVLGREVPSEVIRCAESLEQHYVQAKYPDARINNYRRWEAEEAVKCIEVIWDYVQQVVGGT, from the coding sequence ATGGCTGAGCATCGGATTGAAAGGGCGAGGAGGTTTAGGGACTATGCTAGGGAGGACCTTGTGAACAATAGGTTCGACTCAGCCGCATTCTTCGCTCAACAATCCGCGGAATTACTACTTAAGGGTGAACTGATAAGGTTCACGGGGTCAAGGCCAATAACGCTCTCACTCTCAGAACTACTCAACTATTTAAGTAGGGTTTTGGGTAGGGAGGTGCCCAGTGAGGTTATAAGGTGCGCAGAATCCCTGGAGCAGCACTACGTACAGGCCAAGTACCCAGACGCTAGGATCAATAATTACAGGAGGTGGGAGGCTGAGGAGGCCGTTAAATGCATAGAGGTGATTTGGGATTATGTTCAGCAGGTGGTTGGAGGCACTTAA
- a CDS encoding nucleotidyltransferase domain-containing protein yields MFSRWLEALKEVSAEREGRFREVLRELCSESLAVALFGSRARGDHTPLSDWDLLAIVASGEYRVEARDIGQVVWLPLDKVDNVLGTSMIILDAVMDGKLLCGDPRVLDEVKTKVREYIERMNLIRTRSGWFPRSALEDSKSRS; encoded by the coding sequence ATGTTCAGCAGGTGGTTGGAGGCACTTAAGGAGGTTAGTGCCGAGAGGGAGGGGAGGTTTAGGGAGGTTCTAAGGGAGTTATGCAGTGAATCCCTCGCCGTAGCCCTCTTTGGATCCAGGGCCAGGGGAGACCACACACCACTAAGTGACTGGGACCTACTAGCCATAGTGGCCAGTGGTGAGTACAGGGTTGAGGCCAGGGACATAGGCCAAGTGGTCTGGTTACCCCTAGATAAGGTTGATAATGTACTGGGCACATCCATGATAATACTGGACGCGGTAATGGATGGTAAGTTACTATGCGGAGACCCCAGGGTATTAGATGAAGTTAAGACTAAGGTTAGGGAGTACATTGAGAGGATGAACCTTATTAGAACGAGGAGTGGGTGGTTCCCAAGAAGTGCGCTTGAGGACAGTAAGTCACGAAGTTAA
- a CDS encoding TSUP family transporter yields the protein MIPIIFDFIKMLEFVISGIVAGLLGALAGLGGGVVLTPILTLFLGVPIIYATGSALISTISTSAGSASVYIRRRLANDRIGISLVTATTTGAIMGSLVANYIYTHHLTWIIYIIFGLILLVSIVPTVQRSTCELPPPKNPDWTTRFFRLYGVCYDPALKIWYKYWGVRWWLGWLIMLFAGFIGGLLGIGSGALNVLAMDWAMNLPMKVSTTTSNFMIGVTAATSGSLYWYFGYISPFIAVCTAIGVLLGSRIGTRILMYVTNRQIRWVFIAIMAFLGFRMILRGLGREGILPISSLEKTIISAVLASVIIVALYFVFIYKYEETQDITLSIYQVQPVNPGKIEIKFINATSNLLRYGVLLSITFMVLGLIMLFIHGGGLGIPLKSIIDPNGHVDTSSITILKVVTGVIRLDGLSLMLMGLLVLIAIPVIMVSLNLVRFALEKDLLYTVLALITLTNLLLALFVLPIFILHG from the coding sequence GTGATCCCCATAATATTTGATTTTATTAAGATGCTAGAATTCGTAATTTCGGGTATTGTGGCTGGTTTGCTTGGCGCCCTAGCTGGGCTCGGTGGTGGTGTTGTTTTAACTCCAATTTTAACGTTGTTCCTGGGTGTACCGATAATATACGCAACGGGCTCCGCATTAATATCGACGATCTCCACATCAGCCGGTTCAGCCAGTGTGTATATTAGGAGGAGATTGGCCAATGATAGGATAGGCATTAGCTTAGTAACGGCGACAACCACAGGCGCAATAATGGGTTCCTTGGTCGCGAATTACATATATACGCACCACCTCACCTGGATTATATACATAATATTCGGCTTAATACTCCTAGTGTCAATAGTCCCCACAGTACAGAGGAGCACTTGTGAGTTACCACCACCAAAGAATCCCGACTGGACCACTAGGTTCTTCAGGCTTTACGGTGTCTGTTATGACCCTGCCCTTAAGATATGGTACAAGTATTGGGGTGTTCGTTGGTGGCTTGGTTGGTTAATAATGCTCTTTGCTGGCTTTATTGGTGGGCTCCTTGGTATTGGTTCAGGCGCTTTGAATGTCCTCGCAATGGACTGGGCCATGAACCTACCCATGAAGGTGAGCACAACCACAAGCAACTTCATGATAGGAGTAACAGCAGCCACCAGTGGTTCGTTGTATTGGTACTTTGGTTATATAAGCCCGTTCATAGCCGTGTGCACGGCAATCGGTGTTTTGCTTGGTTCTAGGATTGGTACTAGGATACTCATGTACGTAACTAACAGGCAGATTAGGTGGGTCTTCATAGCAATAATGGCATTCCTGGGCTTTAGGATGATACTCAGGGGGCTTGGTAGGGAGGGCATATTGCCCATATCCTCCTTAGAAAAGACCATAATAAGTGCCGTTCTCGCCTCCGTGATTATTGTGGCACTTTACTTTGTATTCATTTATAAGTATGAGGAAACTCAGGACATAACGTTGAGTATATACCAGGTACAGCCTGTAAATCCAGGTAAGATAGAGATCAAGTTCATAAATGCAACAAGTAATTTACTCAGGTACGGTGTGCTCTTAAGCATAACATTTATGGTTCTGGGCCTAATAATGCTTTTCATACACGGTGGAGGCTTAGGTATACCTCTTAAGAGTATCATTGACCCTAATGGTCATGTGGATACATCATCGATAACAATACTCAAGGTAGTCACTGGGGTCATTAGGCTTGATGGATTAAGCCTAATGCTAATGGGTCTGCTTGTTCTCATAGCAATACCAGTGATAATGGTTTCATTAAACCTCGTGAGGTTCGCCCTTGAGAAGGACCTACTATACACGGTGTTAGCATTAATAACCCTCACAAACCTCCTACTGGCATTATTCGTGCTACCCATATTCATACTACACGGGTAA
- a CDS encoding TSUP family transporter, whose translation MVCDVVWRFNIGVAGYWWWANKQLALYWAAELPIKVASATSNLLVGVTAATSGSLYWYFGYIQPFLAMSSVMGIIIGANLATHLMQRVRGTTIKVLLLSIFSYLAFRMLLSGLRRGGILVLPTNVEYVTSFMVLITTLGILLALRKHLSE comes from the coding sequence GTGGTTTGTGATGTTGTTTGGCGGTTTAATATCGGGGTTGCTGGGTATTGGTGGTGGGCCAATAAACAGCTGGCGCTGTACTGGGCCGCTGAATTGCCCATAAAGGTTGCCTCCGCAACCAGTAACTTATTAGTGGGTGTCACGGCAGCAACCAGCGGTTCACTGTATTGGTACTTCGGTTACATACAGCCATTCCTGGCAATGTCATCCGTCATGGGTATAATAATTGGGGCAAACCTAGCCACACACCTGATGCAAAGGGTTCGTGGGACCACAATCAAAGTCCTACTACTCTCAATATTCTCATACCTAGCATTTAGAATGCTCCTCTCTGGACTTAGGAGGGGTGGCATCCTCGTACTACCAACTAATGTTGAGTACGTAACGTCATTCATGGTCCTAATAACAACACTGGGTATACTACTCGCACTGCGTAAGCACTTAAGCGAGTGA
- a CDS encoding pyrimidine dimer DNA glycosylase/endonuclease V, translating to MQVFRPYIDHARSAWFLDNLRLGRQRVEAKQVMLAILRRMGLINDGKRGWLNHPIVLLYYNNGEPYINDLIQYFNAVVREWVSRGFTNNIGLRDIEHLLTRVKGADGTPVNGVMAREYRRVLLLKDPCHYLGRFSDDEVNELINTEPVYFKGINTWIRDVYDDYLKFMDLLSRGIPCSELPRIFPKRK from the coding sequence ATGCAGGTCTTTAGGCCATACATAGACCATGCAAGGTCCGCCTGGTTCCTCGATAACCTGAGGCTCGGTAGGCAGAGGGTTGAGGCTAAGCAGGTGATGCTTGCCATACTAAGGAGGATGGGTTTGATAAATGATGGGAAGAGGGGCTGGCTAAATCACCCCATAGTCCTACTTTACTACAATAATGGTGAGCCATACATCAATGACTTAATCCAGTACTTCAATGCTGTGGTTAGGGAGTGGGTTTCGAGGGGCTTCACAAATAATATAGGCCTCAGGGACATAGAGCACCTATTGACTAGGGTGAAGGGTGCCGATGGGACGCCAGTGAATGGGGTCATGGCCAGGGAGTACAGGAGGGTCCTACTCCTAAAGGACCCATGCCATTACCTGGGCAGGTTTAGTGATGATGAGGTTAATGAGTTAATAAATACGGAGCCCGTGTACTTCAAGGGAATCAACACGTGGATAAGGGACGTATATGATGATTACCTGAAGTTCATGGACCTACTCTCGAGAGGGATACCCTGCAGTGAGTTACCGCGCATATTCCCGAAGCGTAAGTAA
- a CDS encoding MFS transporter — MSSVFRYVEDLKWSRVHTWSFVAFAFGLLFEAYLVGIAPIATGWFSLPTYLETLVLIWPFLWLIVGLMIAGPISDRVGRKRTFIITMSMYAVGIALFILSTFLIPNYLTLLITLAIMLAAAGAEMNVILTDMHEVMPRRHRSKAAFFLINFINLGLMTVSLISLNTQLIGIFYQRLAIGIIGIVILVVLVISRAKMPESIRWLERKGMIDRAINEVRRYYGVDVNPNDKPRGTAPITTQSQAQPPLWFRFVVAVVMMTANDVGFGLTAYELGPIYYPNATALIILLTSVAEFVAGLVIAPFADRLSRKLVLLFSTGGSAVVTYIVVALMKPIVSSFAIFMAMDFILNFFIGIQYLAMDTFKGELWPTERRGTFVSLVRLISIGSLIPTTIWSVTAPLSQYLVLNSGVWTAGLIAAIAWYLRGIETGKGTSIVIASGET; from the coding sequence GTGAGTTCGGTATTTAGGTATGTGGAGGATCTTAAATGGTCCCGCGTTCATACCTGGTCCTTCGTGGCCTTCGCCTTCGGCTTGCTCTTTGAGGCTTACCTGGTGGGTATTGCGCCCATAGCCACTGGTTGGTTTAGCCTGCCCACCTACCTGGAGACCCTGGTCTTGATATGGCCCTTCCTATGGCTTATCGTGGGTTTAATGATTGCCGGACCCATCTCCGACAGGGTGGGTAGGAAGAGGACCTTCATAATCACCATGTCCATGTACGCCGTGGGCATAGCCCTCTTCATACTATCCACATTCCTCATACCCAACTACCTAACCCTCCTCATAACCCTCGCCATAATGCTCGCAGCCGCCGGTGCAGAGATGAACGTGATATTGACGGACATGCACGAGGTCATGCCCAGAAGGCACAGGAGTAAGGCCGCATTCTTCCTAATAAACTTCATAAACCTGGGGCTCATGACCGTCTCCCTGATAAGCCTAAACACACAACTCATAGGCATATTCTACCAGAGGCTGGCCATAGGCATCATAGGCATTGTCATCCTGGTGGTGCTTGTCATAAGTAGGGCTAAGATGCCCGAGTCCATAAGGTGGCTTGAGAGGAAAGGTATGATAGATAGAGCGATAAATGAGGTTAGGAGGTACTATGGGGTGGACGTAAACCCAAACGACAAGCCCAGGGGCACGGCACCAATCACCACGCAGTCACAGGCACAACCACCGCTTTGGTTTAGGTTTGTGGTTGCCGTGGTAATGATGACCGCCAACGACGTGGGCTTTGGATTAACAGCCTACGAGTTAGGCCCCATTTACTACCCAAACGCCACCGCCCTGATAATACTACTGACCTCGGTTGCGGAGTTCGTGGCGGGCCTCGTAATAGCACCCTTCGCAGACAGGCTCAGTAGGAAGCTTGTGCTTCTCTTCTCCACTGGCGGCTCCGCGGTCGTGACCTACATCGTGGTTGCCCTGATGAAGCCCATAGTGTCCAGCTTCGCGATCTTCATGGCCATGGACTTCATACTCAACTTCTTCATAGGCATTCAGTACCTAGCCATGGACACATTCAAGGGTGAGCTCTGGCCCACCGAGCGTAGGGGCACGTTCGTAAGCCTAGTGAGGCTCATATCAATAGGCTCCCTAATACCCACCACCATATGGTCAGTAACAGCACCACTAAGCCAATACCTAGTACTCAACTCTGGGGTTTGGACCGCGGGCCTCATCGCAGCCATTGCCTGGTACCTAAGGGGCATTGAGACGGGGAAGGGCACAAGCATAGTCATTGCGTCTGGCGAGACCTAG
- a CDS encoding TIM barrel protein, with amino-acid sequence MARVFIGPAGVPIGARERKKSAGTLDGIRYTAEVGLSAMEVEFVQGVRMSRDAAAEAGELARGLGVRLSVHAPYFINLCSEDSGKVEASITRLQESLDRGEAMGATVVVFHPAYYGKLGPEGCYNAVKDAVLRVLDWMRESGIRNVKLGLEVMARKGQFGGLEEVFRLVKEINHPQVVAVVDWGHVYARNGGSIDYAQVLNLWREYFGDQPMHTHFTCVKYKNGEWIDEHEPLDTNNPPFEPLAQELGRRDIEITIISETPLLEKDALKMKEMLKKNGNNVIEPTKPSEEE; translated from the coding sequence ATGGCCAGGGTTTTCATAGGCCCCGCGGGCGTTCCCATTGGGGCCAGGGAGAGGAAGAAAAGCGCGGGTACCCTGGATGGTATTAGGTACACGGCTGAGGTGGGGCTTAGCGCCATGGAGGTGGAGTTCGTACAGGGTGTTAGGATGAGTAGGGACGCGGCGGCGGAGGCTGGGGAGTTGGCTAGGGGGTTGGGTGTTAGGCTCTCTGTGCATGCGCCCTACTTCATAAACCTGTGCAGTGAGGATAGTGGTAAGGTGGAGGCTAGTATCACAAGGCTCCAGGAGTCCCTGGATAGGGGCGAGGCCATGGGCGCCACGGTGGTGGTCTTCCACCCAGCTTACTACGGTAAACTGGGCCCAGAGGGTTGCTACAACGCCGTTAAAGACGCGGTGCTCAGGGTACTGGATTGGATGAGGGAGAGCGGCATTAGGAATGTGAAGCTGGGCCTAGAGGTCATGGCGAGGAAGGGCCAGTTTGGGGGTCTTGAGGAGGTCTTCAGGCTGGTTAAGGAGATTAACCACCCACAGGTGGTTGCCGTGGTTGACTGGGGCCATGTATACGCAAGGAATGGGGGCTCCATAGACTACGCCCAAGTCCTAAACCTATGGAGGGAGTACTTCGGAGACCAACCCATGCACACCCACTTCACATGCGTAAAGTACAAAAACGGTGAGTGGATTGATGAGCACGAGCCGCTGGACACCAACAACCCACCCTTCGAACCACTGGCCCAGGAGTTGGGTAGGAGGGATATCGAGATAACAATAATTAGTGAAACGCCATTGCTCGAGAAGGACGCACTAAAGATGAAGGAGATGCTCAAGAAGAATGGAAACAACGTAATAGAACCAACAAAGCCAAGCGAGGAGGAGTGA
- a CDS encoding ATP-binding protein yields the protein MYVNFEDIRLMGIKPNHFSTFLKVINELAREFKGRIAIMMDKTQNIPQWGRWVRSLLDRRRYHVVITGSSSKLGIAEIPTELRGRYIQRLLLPFSFREYLRARGFEARHLGAPEQLGKLLGLLRDYVTHGGFPEIVLRPDLARDLVRVYRDTVFYRDVVERHGIRDTHSFEVFMRIVEDSFGKYLSISSIHNYFRSLGIRKSKKTLANYLRYLEEALYIVTVRRYGTSTKAQLQQPRKVYPIDPAYFRRESLGPMMESIVAVELLRRGIEHFYYRANNYEVDFVITQRGTPQQLLQVTTHHQ from the coding sequence GTGTATGTGAACTTCGAGGACATCAGACTAATGGGCATAAAACCCAACCACTTCTCCACATTCCTAAAGGTCATCAACGAACTAGCCAGGGAGTTCAAGGGCAGGATAGCAATAATGATGGATAAGACCCAAAACATACCACAATGGGGGCGCTGGGTACGCTCCCTACTGGATAGGAGGCGCTACCACGTGGTCATCACCGGGTCCTCATCGAAGCTGGGCATTGCCGAAATACCCACGGAATTAAGGGGTAGGTACATACAACGCCTACTCCTACCATTCTCCTTCAGAGAGTACCTAAGGGCCAGAGGCTTCGAAGCAAGGCACCTAGGGGCCCCCGAGCAATTAGGTAAATTACTTGGCCTGTTGAGGGACTACGTAACGCATGGGGGATTCCCGGAGATAGTGCTGAGGCCTGACCTGGCCAGGGACTTGGTGAGGGTTTATAGGGACACCGTCTTCTACAGGGATGTGGTTGAGAGGCACGGCATTAGGGATACGCACTCCTTCGAGGTGTTCATGAGGATTGTTGAGGATAGCTTTGGGAAGTACCTATCCATATCCTCAATACATAACTACTTCAGGAGCCTTGGGATTAGGAAGAGCAAGAAAACCCTGGCCAACTACCTGAGGTACCTCGAGGAAGCCCTCTACATAGTGACCGTTAGGAGGTACGGAACAAGCACCAAAGCCCAACTCCAACAACCCCGTAAAGTCTACCCAATAGACCCAGCATACTTCAGACGCGAGTCCCTAGGGCCGATGATGGAGTCCATCGTAGCTGTGGAACTGCTCAGGAGGGGCATTGAGCACTTTTACTACAGGGCTAATAATTACGAGGTGGATTTCGTAATAACCCAGCGGGGAACACCACAGCAGTTGTTGCAGGTCACTACGCATCATCAATAG